The Camelina sativa cultivar DH55 chromosome 18, Cs, whole genome shotgun sequence DNA window AAACGGCAACTTTGGTGGAGGTGACAAAACAAACTGTGAAGCTGGAGATTGGAATGGTATTGGATTAGGACCGATTTGATGTAAAGGAACATCAACTTTGATTCTGTTAACTTACTCTGTTAAATGATTTAACGACGTGCCTTATTTGGCAAAGTCAACAAAAGTTTATGattaaactaaaaaatcaatcaaaattagagATTTATTTCAACACATTcaaagttgatgttttttttcaccacttttacaaagtttaggctttttatgacatttttctacttttaaaattttgaattaaaaatagatttattaaactagaattatatatcaaaagcttttctAAACctaaatttagttaattttggtttaggcttctttttcttttttttttttggtttaggctTCTTATAAAAAACGAAAGGTAAATAAATAGCAATGGAACATCCACCAATCGGACTATCAGTTAAGCCAAACCAAACCGGTATATCCCAAGCTTGACCTTGTCATCTCATAAGCCAAGAAGCAAGCAGCATTAGCAGGAACTCTCAACCACTATAACTATTTCTCGtcttacatttttataattattgatgTAATTATTTTCCActataaaaacccaaaaaaataatatcaccAGTTAGAGAAACAATAATCACAAGTCTTATGGAGACGATTGAGCAACAAAGACATTCACTCTCTTCTTTGCCTATGCTCTCTAGGCTTGAACACTTAGATTTCGTTGTAAACTGTTCTTTTACTTTGGTATTTCAAGTTAAGAAAAATAGTTTACTAGTTTGATGATTTACTCAAgtgtttgttttcgtttttttcttttttgggttatgTAGATAAAGAATCTAGAGAGACAACAAAACCTTTCGAAATGGAAAGATGAAAGCGCGTCTACCACACGTGGATTAATTGATAGAGGCACGGCGATTAGAGAAGCATATTTCAAAGGATCGTTACTAGATCGAATCGCAGCTTTGGAGACCAGACTTTTTCAGGTATGGTTTTGATCATTCTTATAGATTTTTCCTAGCCAAAGTTTCTCTCTGGAAGTGAGTGTAATTGTTGTTTGAAGGTTTTTTGTATATGCTAATGTTTAAAAGGGTTTTCATTTTGTACAATGTTTTAAAGATATGTTTGGAGTTGGAATCGAGCAGTGCATCTTCTACCTCAACTGGAGGGTCCGGTGAAACATCAAGCCAAAGGATTAAGAAGGATTTGACAAAGACATTACCTATTTTCAGTAGCAACGTTAATCCTTTTCATGTTCCCTTACAACATCCACAAGACCCTCGGGTATAGatatatttgttgttgtgtattTCTAGACAAGATAGTTATAATATTTCAGTTACatattacagaaaaaaaacaatcaaatattattagaTCTTCTTGACTAAGCAATTAAGGAGCGAAAATAGGTCATCTATCTAGGATCTAATTTCGGTAATTAGACGGAAAAAAACTAATGTAATTAGTTTAAGTATATAACAATCCATATTTGTCATTTTCTTGTTATATTTTGTAAGAGACTGGTTTGTTTTTGCTATTATATGCTCCTTCTTGTATTGATATATGCTTAAAAACTTAGTTAATTACTTCCGTAATTGTGATTCAATATGTTGTATTGTGATATGAAGGACATGGaggagaagattgaagaagagaaagatgaagagataaATCTAGAGAAGCCATTactccagaagaagaagattaagaagaatGATGCTAATGAAACTTgcaaaccaaagaagaagaagaagaNTATTTCTAGACAAGATAGTTATAATATTTCAGTTACatattacagaaaaaaaaaacaatcaaatattGTTAGATCTTCTTGACTAAGCAATTAAGGAGTGAAAATAGGTCATCTATCTAGGATCTAATATCGGTAATTTTCTTCTTGTATTGATATATGCTTAAAAACTTAGTTAATTACTTCCGTAATTGTGATGCAATATGTTGTATTGTGATATGAAGGACATGGAGGAGAAGAttgaggaagagaaagatgaagagataaATCTAGAGAAGCCATTactcgagaagaagaagattaagaagaatGATGCTAATGAAACTtgcaaatcaaagaagaagaagaagaagaagaagaagaagaagaagacaaattctCCCAAGAAGTGGTGTCGTTTTAGCTTGTTGGGCTGCTAATTTTATGTTATCCCAAAATTTCCTAGACTATGCTTTATCTCGTATTTGTTTTAGAtctaagtttttctttattcatcAAACTTTAGGATTAATATCTATCTTTTCTTTAAACATCTTTAATACCAGATGTGCTCGGGTTTTGACATGATCGTAGCAAACAAATGgatttataaatattgttaGCAAGTAACATATCCTATGTTTAAGACTATATggttgaaagagaaagatcaaataCATGCTCTAATATAGCCCAAATTGTACTAcatcatgattaaaaaaaaaatgttatcataTCTCTTAAATTTTAGGATGTACTATAAAGCAACTACCctccaaaaaatacaaaatgtgTGGATGTAGATATATGTATAACTGTATACTCCACtactttcatttttatttttttcgcaTGCATATTCCTTTAAAACTTGGTTAGtggattcttaaaaaaaatatatttaaaaattctttcagccatattttagaataaaaaaattcgCAATGATCAGAATCAATATTATTCCACCAAATGGACTTTCTTTATACTTTTATAATCTCCATAATGCTAAAAGAATATATAGCACTCTAatgaatatatgtattattttctgTCTTTAACTttagaaaaaggtaaaaatgttataattaaaTCATGACAGTTTGAGTCAACTCCATTTCTTTGTCTACCCATAGAATACTATTCTccttttcatttaaatttttgtatacaaaaaaaaattagggccATGCTACAATTTTTGGTTGTGGTATAGTTATATGTCAAAAGATTAATGTAGTTCTGCACTCTGGATATTTATAACTAACTAACTCTTAATgatatcaatattaaatttttaaaaagttaagtACAACTccctctattttattttataaagagtgtcagtttgacacatttcacacaaatttaaaaacattaaaatatatatatgtctttatttaataaatatttaatatgttaatttagtcatagattaagagtaaaattataaattttaatgtaaaaatgcattggaaatataaaataatgcattaaaatgtaaaatgacacttgctgtgaaacaaaaataaaactttaaaataacttatttgtgaaatagagaaaatatatactatagaagaagaagtaaataaaCCATGATTCCCATAAATCTCTTTTAAACATGTAAAAGTCAACTCTCATTAAGTAAGAGAAAAGAATATCTAATTTCTACTTAGAATATCCGTACACTTTTTAAATGGTTAATTTATTCGTTCactgtttaccaaaaaaaaattccaatgatttaaaaaataataataataataaataatttgacaTCACAGATAGTGTATTATAAAAAGCTATAGTGAATCAATGAGACTAACATTAAAGTTgaaatgtaattttaaaaaaaatgtaaaaactagTAGTATTAATCATCGCCGTAAAGAAAAGGGTGTAATATTAATCATCAAATTCGATATAAGTGTATTTGTACATGTAGACATTGAAAATTAAATGTCTCGAatacgccaaaaaaaaaacagctggACACGGCTCTTATGGTTATTTATTGTACCAACCGTATCTCTTTTCGATTCTACCTCTTGCGTGCCCAATTATCGCCATTATGGCGACTGATTGAGGTTCCGAACTTTTTGTTCGCCAGAGTTTTCAAAAGTAGATATTATCGGAATTTCAATTTTATGGAACCGATACGGTTCTACTCTCTTTCCTATAGATGGAAGGGTATTTTATCTGCTCGATCTTTGGTTAACATAGAgcttattaaacgggttggctcAGGAGACACCATTTCTATATGGACTGATCTCTGGGTTCCAACTTAATTCCCAAGACCAGCTTTAAGTAACGGTCCGTTTAAGGACCCAACTCTCCGTTTGACTCAATTCATGGATTCTCAGATGAATACTTGGCGTCATGATCGGCTCATTGAGCATTTCGATCATGTGGATGTTGCCTTGATAGAGGTTATTCCCTTTAGTAGTCTCCCGATGGCAGACTCTTTCAGGTGGCACTTTACAAAATCTGGTAAATATACGGTTAAGTCAGGGTATGAAACGGCACGTATGGGTATTCCTAACACTTTCCAGGCTCTTGGGTGTGGCCTAGAGATTATCCCTCTTCTTGCTAGGGTTTGGCGGATTCACTGTCCACCAAAAACTAAACATTTCATGTGGCAAGTGTTAACGGGTAGTATTTCGGTGAATGCTAATTTGAGACGGTGGGGCATAGACTGTGATGTCGGATGCATGAGGTGTGGGGCGGATGtggagactattaatcatgctaTTTTTGTGTGTCCGCCAGGCCGTCAGGTATGGGCTTTAGCCAATGTACCTGTAGGGCCCCAACACTTTCCGACAGAATCTATCTATGCTAATGTGGATCGTTTTCTGGGTTCTACGAATCCGGGTTCCCAAATAGAGGTTTTCCCTTGCtaatgtggtatatttggaaagcgcgGAATGCTTGTGTGTTTGAGAATCAGACAGAACACCCGGATGACATTGTGCATGTAGCGCAAGGGGAAGCGTCCTCTTGGCTCCAAGCACAGTTGGAAGATGAGGGTGAGGAGGTTATCCTTTCCCCTGTAGTTCCTACCTCTCGGTTACAAGGGGGTAGTTATCCCCTTTCACTGGTTTACTCCGGTTGTCGAAGTTTTgtagatggctcttggaaagagATCGATGcttttgcaggtgcaggatggGTCTGTACTTCTTTGCAAGGATCGTCCTGTTCTAGGCGCTACTAATTATCGGCGTAGTCTATCTCCGTTAcatgcagaagtggaagctTTCAGCTGGGCGATGCGGTGTATGATTGGCCATGACTTTTGAGATATGGTTTTCTTTACAGACAGTTTGGatctggtgaagatggtgtcttccctCATGACTGGCCGGCCTTTGCAACATATTTGGATGGAATCAAGATGGATCAagaggagttttttttttttttttatgtcatatTTCTCGTAATACAAATGTTAaagcggattctttggcacgtcAAGCGCGCTTATGTctgcatcatgttttgtttgtaaacaattttccttcaaattggctcgtttgagctgattcttttgttgaccaaaaaaaactcattcgtctatttttgtttgtctacTAACTAATTTGTCAcgaaagaaaaaatgtaaattaaaaatctacCGTAATAATAATCTTCGCCTATGACCAAATTTTAGTATGGGAGGCTTCGTGGCCACATTTAATTATCACTTTATCAAAATTccccaaaacaaataaacatgatTATTTACTGAAAATAGTTTTATCTTTACAAATTATGTAGTTATCAAAGTCTAGTTACCCTGCTAGAGAATAAATAGAGTGTATAATAATAGGCTTTATTAATAGCTTCACGAACAAAGGCTAATGTAATGGCTAACCTTTAAATGcattctaataattttaatgCTTCTATTTTTGAGCgcattataatcaaattttcaacGGTtgcccaaacaaaaaaaataataatcaaaatttcaacGACTCCtacatcatataaaataatgttatttgcATTCCAATATCCCCAAACAAATAGTTTTTATTTCGTTCCTACTTACGAGTTGACGAATTTGTTGCATTTTAAATAATGTTTGAGACAGTAACGGAGTGTTATtcgattctaatttataaagatttttgaagaatttaacaaaatcattaaaaataaataggtGAAAGATTGTTTTAAAATTGCTATAGAGTATTGTTGATCAAtgttctaaaatcttgtaaagtgctccaaacaatccctgtatttttgtgataattttcatgactttattttgtaaagaaaatgacTAAAATCTTgaaccaataatataataattgaattcattaacaatcctagattttttttgttttaattaaataactcaaaacttttaatgactttataaaagtctgaatccaataaccaaatttattaagattttaaatgattttttacaatcacaaactaataacaccaaactttaagagagtttaacaaaattttgatctaataacaacagattctatataacatttaaaatctttaaaactttattcaaatctcaaaccaataagcTCCgctaaaaatttattaaaataatatatattaaaaattttacacgctacaaacatattttaaaaattggcatctgatatatataattgactcatacatattagttttaaaagttatacattttataattgaataGTACTACCGTATTTCGGAATCTATAAAGAAAATTGTAAAAGCTGGGTTAATAATACTTTTTGATGTAGGGGTTCaacaaaaatagtaataatcaACTAAAAGTAGAAAGATTCAGTGCCTAATGACATTTTTATGTGGTAgtcattaaaatataaaaactctatTATTAAATTCCACATCTACccttctctttgcttcttcctctttccattaaaaactctctttcaaacaaaaacaaaaaaaaactcaaaaacaacatcaatgGCGAATTCAGATTCCTACTCCTCCTctacaccaccaccaccagtagTAGTAcctaacgaagaagaagacaacaacaacaacaacaacgagagAATAATCTCAACTCACCATCACCAGACCATGCCTTCCGAGTTAACTCAAGAAGAGTTCGCCGTACTCTCCAACTCAATCGTCGAGTTCCACACGTACCAACTCGGTCGAGGTCGGTGCTCCTCCCTCTTAGCTCAGCGGATCAACGCGCCTCCGGAAACAGTCTGGTCCGTGGTGAGAAGGTTCGACCGGCCTCAGATTTACAAACACTTCATCAAAAGCTGCCACGTAGACGAAGGTTTCGAGATGCGAGTGGGATCCACGCGCGACGTGAACGTGATCAGCGGTCTACCGGCGAACACGTCGAGGGAGAGGTTAGATCTGCTGGACGATGATCGGAGAGTGACTGGGTTTAGTATCACCGGAGGTGAGCATAGGCTGAGGAACTACAAATCGGTGACGACGGTTCATAGgttcgagaaagagagagaacggATCTGGACCGTTGTTTTGGAATCGTACGTCGTGGATGTGCCGGAAGGTAACTCGGAGGAAGACACACGTTTGTTTGCTGATACGGTCATTAGATTGAATCTTCAGAAACTTGCTTCCATTACTGAAGCTATGAAtcgtaacaacaacaacaacaacaacaactccggTGACGgaacaaactcttcttcttcatttcaggtgaggtgatgatgagatttggggggggaacaaaacaaaacaaaaattgggggatttttaattttattttcgtttttgtttgtggtgatcaattgtaatttgattattgttttcatgttttttgtttttaacatcaTCAAGTCTCTCCTGGATTATTGGAAATTGAAATGTTCGATATATAAGTTACTAATTCTATAATGAAACTAGGAAGGGTGCCTTACTAATTATAGTAGTTCGTTAGGTTCTAAATTAAACAagatgtgttttattttttttaaaaattgtaacaaGATAAAATTACGNTTCTTCATTTCAGGtgaggtgatgattgagatttGGGGGGGAACAAAACAAATTGGgggattttaaattttattttcgtttttgtttgtggtgaattgaaatttgattattgttttttatgttttttgtttttaacaacaTCAAGTCTCTCCTGGATTATTGAAAATTGAAATGCTCGATATAGTATAAGTTACTAATTCTATGATGAAACTAGGAAGGGTGCCTTACTAATTATAGTAGTTCGTTAGGTTCTTCTAAGTTAACAAgatgtgttttatttaaaaaaaaaatgtaacaagatAAACTTACGTAAGTTTGTCTTTTAAgttaggtttttttgttttctttttcttttttttggttatattcggtttaTTTTATGCTCTAGATTAGGTTAGGTTAAAACTCCATACCTATATTATTAAGGGTCCATCCGCTTGGATCTCTCATAGTACTGTATCTCCTGATAATGTTTTCATAACAATTGGCTCACCATCATTGGCTTGtagtaaataagtttttataataaaCGATATAAGCTGAATATCCGTAAAAACAGCAATAATAAGAGCAATATTGGTAAATGGTAATAATATAGAAcggtataaatttttttaatagatagaAAAAATGGTAAAGTATATTAGTAACGTTTCCAATATCGTTTTTGTGATTGATCAGTTTTTAAGCGGTATATTATATTCCATATCACAAGGATACAGAGTTAGTACTAATCAaagtcaaaatataaaatgagaaaaataatttCGTGACAAAAATCATCTGCTCCGTAGGttcattttattctttttaattctacagctcttttattttgtttttccattttttttttttttgtgctaaaGGCAAAAAAGtagtattttcatattttgtgcTAAATATCGCTCTCAAAAAAAGGCTTTGAAAGACGAAAAAGCCCATCACTAATACTAGTACAAATTGGACTCTTTTATTTTCCAGTTTCTATTTTAAGGGAAAGGGAGCttaaacattttgaaaatgACTAGTAAGTCTAATAGTGTAATTTATGTTGTATATcttttgatatggttttttatgattttgttactGTGACAATG harbors:
- the LOC104760220 gene encoding uncharacterized protein LOC104760220, giving the protein METIEQQRHSLSSLPMLSRLEHLDFVIKNLERQQNLSKWKDESASTTRGLIDRGTAIREAYFKGSLLDRIAALETRLFQICLELESSSASSTSTGGSGETSSQRIKKDLTKTLPIFSSNVNPFHVPLQHPQDPRDMEEKIEEEKDEEINLEKPLLEKKKIKKNDANETCKSKKKKKKKKKKKKTNSPKKWCRFSLLGC
- the LOC104760221 gene encoding abscisic acid receptor PYL1 isoform X1; protein product: MANSDSYSSSTPPPPVVVPNEEEDNNNNNNERIISTHHHQTMPSELTQEEFAVLSNSIVEFHTYQLGRGRCSSLLAQRINAPPETVWSVVRRFDRPQIYKHFIKSCHVDEGFEMRVGSTRDVNVISGLPANTSRERLDLLDDDRRVTGFSITGGEHRLRNYKSVTTVHRFEKERERIWTVVLESYVVDVPEGNSEEDTRLFADTVIRLNLQKLASITEAMNRNNNNNNNNSGDGTNSSSSSSFQRILSGTILQPS
- the LOC104760221 gene encoding abscisic acid receptor PYL1 isoform X2, whose protein sequence is MANSDSYSSSTPPPPVVVPNEEEDNNNNNNERIISTHHHQTMPSELTQEEFAVLSNSIVEFHTYQLGRGRCSSLLAQRINAPPETVWSVVRRFDRPQIYKHFIKSCHVDEGFEMRVGSTRDVNVISGLPANTSRERLDLLDDDRRVTGFSITGGEHRLRNYKSVTTVHRFEKERERIWTVVLESYVVDVPEGNSEEDTRLFADTVIRLNLQKLASITEAMNRNNNNNNNNSGDGTNSSSSFQRILSGTILQPS